From a region of the Arachis ipaensis cultivar K30076 chromosome B09, Araip1.1, whole genome shotgun sequence genome:
- the LOC107618031 gene encoding uncharacterized protein LOC107618031, with protein MLEEDFDNDIDEGYVHHQHSQTHNLSRLSVCTSSTTYDVDDDEEDVNDVMAMFVSGLSIESLEGDADADGEFSEDHGKETHARCSSGSETEFGSFYSLPFPGVPIHTPIATKDYEINNDEEKTKKRRMRRRRKGSKSKNKDKEEDDVVHDQSVKGRSRSLCMDMEEVKACTDLGFGFQIPTRLSFPGDDPREVKARLKMWAHAVAVSASKYSTSF; from the exons ATGTTAGAAGAAGACTTTGACAACGATATCGATGAAGGTTATGTTCATCATCAACACTCTCAAACACACAACTTGTCTCGGCTTTCTGTTTGTACCAGCAGTACTACGTACGACGTAGATGATGATGAAGAGGATGTTAATGATGTCATGGCCATGTTTGTCTCAGGCTTGTCCATAGAAAGCTTGGAAGGCGACGCAGACGCCGACGGCGAATTCTCCGAAGATCACGGCAAAGAGACCCATGCAAGGTGTTCCTCTGGCTCTGAAACCGAGTTCGGTAGCTTTTACTCTTTACCATTTCCTGGGGTGCCAATTCATACACCAATTGCAACCAAGGACTATGAAATTAACAATGATGAGGAGAAAACAAAGAAGAGGAggatgaggagaagaagaaagggtAGTAAGAGCAAGAACAAAGATAAAGAGGAAGATGATGTGgttcatgatcaaagtgtgaaagGTAGGAGCAGGTCACTGTGCATGGACATGGAGGAAGTGAAGGCTTGTACGGATCTTGGGTTTGGATTCCAGATTCCCACTCGTCTTTCTTTTCCTG GTGATGATCCACGAGAAGTTAAGGCTCGGCTAAAAATGTGGGCACACGCAGTAGCAGTATCTGCATCCAAATACAGCACTTCATTTTAG